The Nyctibius grandis isolate bNycGra1 chromosome 3, bNycGra1.pri, whole genome shotgun sequence genome window below encodes:
- the YTHDF3 gene encoding YTH domain-containing family protein 3 — protein MSATSVDQRPKGQGNKVSVQNGSIHQKDAVNDDDFEPYLSSQTNQSNSYPPMSDPYMPSYYAPSIGFPYSLGEAAWSTAGDPPMPYLTTYGQMSNGEHHYIPDGVFSQPGALGNTPPFLGQHGFNFFPGNADFSTWGTSGSQGQSTQSSAYSSSYGYPPSSLGRAIADGQAGFGSDTLSKVPGISSIEQGMTGLKIGGDMTAAVTKTVGSALSSTGMTSIAANSVPPVSSSAPKPTSWAAIARKPAKPQPKLKPKGNVGIGGPAVPPPPIKHNMNIGTWDDKGSVVKAPPAQTVLPPQTIIQQPQPLIQPPPLVQSQLPQQQPQPQQPQQQQGPQQQAQPHQLQQQQLQNRWVAPRNRGVGFSQNNGAGSENFGLGVVSVNSSPSGVEVHPVLEKLKAINNYNPKDFDWNLKNGRVFIIKSYSEDDIHRSIKYSIWCSTEHGNKRLDAAYRSLNGKGPLYLLFSVNGSGHFCGVAEMKSVVDYNAYAGVWSQDKWKGKFDVKWIFVKDVPNNQLRHIRLENNDNKPVTNSRDTQEVPLEKAKQVLKIIATFKHTTSIFDDFAHYEKRQEEEEAMRRERNRNKQ, from the exons TTTCAGTACAAAACGGTTCGATTCATCAAAAGGATGCAGTAAATGATGATGATTTTGAGCCATATCTAAGTAGTCAGACAAATCAG agTAACAGCTATCCACCAATGTCAGACCCATATATGCCTAGTTATTATGCTCCATCCATTGGATTTCCATACTCTTTAGGCGAAGCAGCATGGTCAACTGCAGGCGACCCTCCAATGCCATACTTGACAACTTATGGACAGATGAGTAATGGTGAACACCATTACATACCCGATGGTGTATTTAGTCAACCTGGGGCATTAGGAAATACCCCTCCATTTCTCGGGCAGcatggatttaatttttttcctgggaatgCAGACTTCTCTACATGGGGGACAAGTGGATCTCAGGGACAATCAACGCAAAGCTCTGCTTACAGCAGCAGCTATGGCTATCCACCTAGTTCTCTTGGGAGAGCCATAGCAGATGGACAGGCTGGATTTGGCAGTGATACTCTGAGCAAGGTGCCTGGGATTAGCAGCATTGAGCAAGGCATGACTGGACTGAAAATTGGTGGAGATATGACGGCTGCTGTAACAAAAACTGTAGGTTCAGCTCTGAGCAGTACAGGTATGACAAGCATTGCAGCAAACAGCGTGCCCCCAGTTAGCAGTTCAGCACCTAAACCAACCTCGTGGGCTGCCATTGCAAGGAAGCCTGCTAAACCTCAGCCGAAACTCAAGCCTAAAGGTAATGTGGGCATTGGGGGCCCTGCTGTACCACCACCACCTATAAAACACAACATGAATATTGGAACTTGGGATGACAAAGGGTCAGTGGTAAAAGCACCCCCAGCCCAAACAGTACTGCCTCCTCAGACTATAATCCAGCAGCCTCAGCCATTAATTCAACCACCACCACTGGTGCAAAGCCAACTGCCTCAACAGCAGCCTCAGCCACAGCAACCACAACAGCAACAAGGACCTCAGCAGCAGGCCCAGCCTCACCAGttgcagcagcaacagctgcaAAACCGCTGGGTAGCTCCTCGTAATAGGGGTGTGGGCTTCAGCCAGAACAATGGAGCTGGTAGTGAGAACTTTGGTTTAGGTGTTGTATCTGTCAACTCCTCACCTTCTGGCGTGGAAGTGCACCCAGTGCTGGAGAAACTAAAGGCCATAAACAATTACAATCCCAAAGACTTCGATTGGAATCTGAAGAATGGACGTGTGTTTATAATCAAAAGTTATTCAGAGGACGATATTCATCGCTCCATTAAGTACTCTATCTGGTGTAGTACTGAACATGGTAATAAGCGCTTGGATGCTGCTTACCGTTCCCTGAATGGAAAAGGCCCACTCTATTTACTCTTCAGTGTGAATGGCAGTGGACACTTTTGTGGAGTGGCTGAGATGAAGTCTGTTGTGGACTACAATGCATATGCTGGTGTCTGGTCTCAGGATAAGTGGAAGGGGAAGTTTGATGTCAAATGGATCTTTGTCAAAGACGTTCCCAATAACCAACTGCGGCATATTCGCTTGGAAAACAATGACAACAAACCGGTTACCAATTCGAGGGACACTCAAGAGGTACCCCTAGAAAAAGCCAAGCAAGTGCTTAAAATAATTGCTACTTTCAAGCATACCACCTCAATCTTTGATGACTTTGCACATTATGAGAAGCgtcaagaggaggaggaagccatGCGTAGG